A region from the Hypomesus transpacificus isolate Combined female chromosome 11, fHypTra1, whole genome shotgun sequence genome encodes:
- the LOC124474129 gene encoding attractin-like protein 1, producing the protein MQERQQMASRPFSSVAVALEVGGDQEDLLLGQVEVMPKPIAVEPCWGSKAGVLTVLLCLPRVPSGIPPPGQSGLAIASALVDTSQQRPGDIKDRHLGLKIRKPHTVHHQGTCV; encoded by the exons ATGCAGGAGCGGCAGCAGATGGCCAGCCGGCCGTTCTCCTCGGTGGCCGTGGCGCTGGAGGTGGGTGGGGACCAGGAGGACCTTCTGCTGGGACAGGTGGAG GTCATGCCCAAGCCCATCGCCGTGGAACCCTGCTGGGGAAGCAAAGCTGGCGTTCTGACCGTCCTCCTGTGTTTACCCAGAGTTCCATCGGGTATACCGCCTCCAGGACAGTCTG gcTTAGCTATAGCCAGTGCTCTGGTGGACACCTCGCAGCAGAGACCAGGAGACATCAAAGACAGGCACCTGGGCCTCAAGATCCGCAAACCACACACAGTGCATCACCAGGGGACCTGCGTTTAA